A region from the candidate division WOR-3 bacterium genome encodes:
- a CDS encoding transglycosylase domain-containing protein — MNFSKNRKYYFVSAFLALAILIFFSFFSKSLLIKSVDKILRSRGVEASRIAFRFPLFFTLKDVKFTEANRFEGGYAEEISFALSLPDPGKIKFLSVEDFRIPFASRMKTGESGDISVSGRNIPDEIRLKNGIIEFSGREIIVDSFSVKTQEDSLTGYFSSSGSFCTINLRDSSGVYLLSARSKDTIKISEYMNLSGFSLKAEITSGSIKGSVRGNFSTSFFGGIETTLEDKIEIDFSASPAVFSLPNRGVRVSTSEDCLMISADSFFSPIKPHEKFEIISYSVSGNLRFCIKEGLFLVDADSLKVSNLRVHSRFICRDTVTFSSLNIPLARLSISFDDSLVEIDTFVFALDNSDVSINGFVDYSDSVRLRISFCGEKISVEDIINFVPDELLPNLSGISGRGDFDVSGYFYYVSCFPESTDFGIGSVFRGVSIDHFGPKIDMDTFSRPFVATVRIGSSKGEKIALGIHNPNFVPIENLPQSLIGAVLVCEDGSFFSHRGFSLFHIRRAMRENLSAGRYISGGSTITMQLARNLFLSDERSLSRKLEEAVLTWQLEKHLSKKRILEIYLNIIEFGPGIRGVQEASKEYFGTDASNLDPLQSAYFASIIPNPRRYYQIQFERGSISPYWHQKLVRIMELELARNYIDSTAFDSFSAIDLEFIDR, encoded by the coding sequence ATGAATTTTAGCAAAAACAGAAAATATTATTTCGTTTCAGCGTTTTTAGCCCTGGCGATACTGATCTTTTTTTCTTTTTTTTCAAAATCACTGCTTATAAAATCTGTCGACAAAATCCTTCGATCACGCGGAGTCGAAGCCTCACGGATCGCATTCCGGTTCCCTCTATTTTTTACTCTCAAAGACGTGAAATTTACAGAGGCAAACAGATTTGAAGGCGGATACGCGGAAGAAATTTCTTTCGCGCTTTCCCTACCGGATCCGGGAAAGATAAAGTTTTTATCTGTCGAAGATTTCCGAATTCCGTTTGCCAGCCGGATGAAAACAGGTGAAAGCGGAGATATTTCAGTTTCCGGCAGAAATATTCCTGACGAAATAAGACTGAAAAACGGGATCATAGAATTTTCAGGGCGTGAAATTATTGTGGATTCTTTTTCAGTGAAAACGCAAGAAGATTCTCTCACGGGATATTTCAGTTCTTCTGGATCATTTTGCACTATTAACCTGCGTGATTCATCCGGAGTCTATCTTTTGTCAGCGCGGTCCAAAGACACTATAAAAATCTCTGAATACATGAACTTAAGCGGCTTCTCACTGAAAGCTGAAATTACAAGCGGTTCAATAAAAGGAAGCGTAAGAGGGAACTTTTCGACTTCGTTTTTCGGCGGGATCGAAACAACCTTAGAAGATAAAATCGAGATTGATTTTTCAGCTTCCCCCGCTGTCTTCTCACTTCCCAACAGAGGTGTTCGTGTCTCGACCAGTGAAGACTGTCTGATGATATCAGCCGACAGTTTCTTTTCACCGATCAAACCTCACGAAAAATTCGAGATAATATCATACAGCGTTTCCGGAAATTTGAGATTTTGCATAAAAGAAGGATTGTTCCTCGTAGATGCCGACTCTCTGAAAGTTTCAAACCTTCGGGTTCATTCACGTTTCATCTGCCGGGACACAGTGACTTTCAGCAGTTTGAACATACCATTGGCGCGGCTGTCGATTTCCTTTGATGACAGTTTAGTCGAAATTGACACTTTTGTCTTCGCTTTAGACAATTCTGATGTTTCGATCAACGGTTTTGTTGATTATTCCGACTCAGTGAGACTCCGGATTTCTTTCTGCGGAGAAAAAATCTCAGTCGAGGACATCATCAACTTTGTACCTGATGAACTTCTTCCGAATCTTTCCGGAATAAGCGGAAGAGGAGATTTCGATGTCTCGGGATATTTTTATTACGTTTCCTGCTTTCCAGAAAGCACAGATTTCGGCATCGGTTCTGTTTTCCGTGGAGTGTCAATAGATCACTTCGGACCGAAAATAGACATGGACACTTTTTCAAGACCTTTCGTCGCCACCGTCAGGATCGGTTCTTCGAAAGGTGAAAAGATAGCTCTCGGTATTCACAACCCGAATTTTGTGCCCATTGAAAATTTGCCCCAGTCTCTCATCGGCGCCGTACTGGTTTGCGAAGACGGATCGTTTTTCAGCCACAGGGGATTCAGTCTTTTCCATATAAGAAGAGCCATGAGAGAAAACCTCAGCGCCGGCAGATACATAAGCGGCGGAAGCACTATAACGATGCAGTTGGCCAGAAATCTATTCCTGTCGGACGAAAGAAGCCTTTCAAGAAAACTCGAAGAAGCGGTGCTCACCTGGCAGTTGGAAAAACACCTCTCAAAGAAAAGAATACTTGAAATTTATCTGAATATTATCGAATTCGGTCCCGGAATCAGAGGAGTACAGGAGGCGTCAAAAGAATATTTCGGAACTGACGCCTCAAATCTTGATCCTCTTCAATCAGCGTATTTCGCCAGTATTATACCAAACCCCAGAAGATATTATCAGATTCAATTCGAAAGAGGCTCCATCTCGCCGTACTGGCACCAGAAACTTGTCAGAATTATGGAACTGGAACTGGCAAGAAATTACATCGATTCAACCGCTTTCGACAGTTTCTCCGCAATTGATTTGGAATTCATTGATCGATAA
- the dacB gene encoding D-alanyl-D-alanine carboxypeptidase/D-alanyl-D-alanine-endopeptidase, translating to MLIMLNHLLVFFFLTSAVNSSKIDGFIRSLGPVHSGIHCVNTKTGESVYSYNQDFLFVPASVQKLLTVAGSFFILGTDYRFSTYLLCDSIRSDTVYNLVLRGSGDPSLDLKSIELLVKHLKSIDINNIQGDICTYSRDLDTLPLGVGWMWDEGYYAYSARISALSCCGNYVTVKAAVTDGRITYDIMPKSDFVELVNLLAPGTENKYTVERYFDGEINIIVLSGTLKTPIERTVNLERPDLFTGHLFMRAAIESGISFQGMVRSIQTLPAVYETAAVFVSPPLFALSDSILNYSLNLSSELLLRKIASLNSLGASSLEGISLIFQKFSYLGLSTSGIVSKDGCGLSRYNLLSPRFLTSLLSLMLKQPGTSNLFFNCLPIMGREGTVNNRLRRISEDRARAKTGTLSGISTIAGYIVTKRQDTLSFAIMMNNFSISQNQIKNVQDSIILELMNY from the coding sequence ATGCTCATTATGCTTAACCATCTTCTTGTGTTCTTTTTTCTCACTTCTGCCGTTAATTCGTCGAAAATTGACGGCTTTATAAGATCTTTGGGACCAGTACATTCAGGTATTCATTGCGTCAACACTAAAACGGGTGAATCAGTTTATTCTTACAACCAGGATTTCCTGTTCGTGCCGGCTTCGGTTCAGAAACTTCTGACGGTAGCGGGATCGTTTTTCATACTCGGCACCGATTACAGATTTTCGACCTATCTCCTCTGCGATTCTATCAGATCCGACACCGTTTACAATCTCGTTTTAAGAGGATCGGGAGATCCTTCGTTAGATTTAAAATCCATAGAACTCCTCGTCAAACACCTGAAATCCATTGACATTAATAATATTCAAGGAGATATTTGCACGTATTCACGCGATCTCGACACACTTCCTCTCGGCGTCGGCTGGATGTGGGACGAAGGTTATTACGCTTACAGTGCGAGAATTTCGGCTTTGAGCTGCTGTGGGAATTACGTTACTGTCAAAGCTGCCGTGACTGATGGAAGGATAACTTATGACATAATGCCGAAATCTGACTTCGTCGAATTGGTAAATCTTCTCGCTCCGGGAACCGAAAACAAATACACCGTCGAAAGATACTTCGACGGAGAAATTAACATCATTGTACTCTCCGGTACTCTCAAAACCCCTATCGAGAGAACAGTGAATTTGGAAAGGCCGGACCTTTTCACGGGACACCTATTTATGAGAGCCGCAATCGAAAGCGGGATATCCTTCCAAGGAATGGTACGATCCATACAGACCCTGCCTGCAGTTTATGAAACGGCTGCTGTTTTTGTATCCCCGCCTCTTTTCGCCCTGTCAGACAGCATATTGAATTACAGTCTCAATCTCTCGTCAGAACTATTGTTGAGAAAGATTGCCTCTCTGAACTCTTTGGGAGCGTCTTCTCTCGAAGGCATATCCCTCATTTTCCAGAAATTCAGTTATTTAGGCCTCTCAACGTCAGGTATTGTGTCAAAAGACGGTTGTGGTCTGTCGAGATACAATCTTCTTTCACCAAGATTCCTGACTTCTCTTCTCTCTCTGATGTTAAAACAACCCGGTACGTCTAATCTTTTTTTCAATTGCCTTCCGATAATGGGCAGGGAGGGCACCGTGAACAACAGACTTCGCAGAATTTCTGAAGACAGAGCGAGAGCAAAAACTGGAACTTTGTCAGGCATATCAACTATAGCCGGCTACATTGTAACGAAAAGGCAGGACACTCTTTCTTTCGCTATTATGATGAATAATTTTTCTATATCCCAAAACCAGATAAAAAATGTTCAGGACAGTATTATCCTCGAACTGATGAACTACTGA